The Spartobacteria bacterium sequence TTTTCTGACGATTTTCGTGATGGCTCCGACATGGAAGGCCATTAATAAAGATGCCCTGCAACCCTACATGGATAATCAGATCACGCAGATGCAGGCATGGAACGCAGGCATCAAACCGCTACGGAACTTCATGGCATCTCAGACGGGCAAGGCGGAGCTGGCTCTGTTTTTGGAATTATCCAACACAGATAAAGCGACGCAGATCAGTGACGTCGGGATGGAAGTGTTAATGCCGGCATTTATGGTTAGTGAATTAAAAACATCCTTTCAGCTGGGCTTTCTGGTCTATCTGCCTTTTCTTGTCATCGACTTGGTTACATCGACTATTCTAATGTCTCTGGGCATGATGATGCTGCCACCGATGATGATTTCCCTTCCGGTTAAACTGCTGTTCTTCGTCCTGTCCGATGGATGGAACATGATGATCCGGGGAATCGTCAAAAGCTTCACGCCGTTTTAAAGCTTTTCTCTTCTCAGTCATTTCGGCATAAAGTGACGGCTTAATGAATTGGGTCAAACTCACTACCAAGGAATTGCAAGCCATGACTTCCGGCCGTTTTTTAAAAGTTCATCCCGAATGGGTGCCTGTCCGAGCTTTTGCTCTGACTATTATCGTGGGCACAGTGCTTTTGATGCTCCCTTTTTCGTCTCAAACCGGTTCCTGGACACCATTTTTAAGTGCCCTCTTTACGTC is a genomic window containing:
- the fliP gene encoding flagellar biosynthetic protein FliP, which codes for MHFFTSHRILCAALLLLVFTGLSAFAQGTQPLSTVPTGIRVQFDQNGAPAEISQSLQIVLLMTVLSLAPSIVVMTTSFTRILVVMGFLRRALGTQQVPSGQIMTGLSIFLTIFVMAPTWKAINKDALQPYMDNQITQMQAWNAGIKPLRNFMASQTGKAELALFLELSNTDKATQISDVGMEVLMPAFMVSELKTSFQLGFLVYLPFLVIDLVTSTILMSLGMMMLPPMMISLPVKLLFFVLSDGWNMMIRGIVKSFTPF